TTTCGCCCCTTCACTTCTTGTGTAAAAATATTAGAGTAATTTTCAGAATAAATTACAATTATACAAAGGAAagtttgtatatataaaaagaaacttccacatgggaaaaatgtattaaaaacaaagattccaaaacaaaagtgctggcaggtcgatagacacacaaacagaaacatacacacaaaattcgagctttcgcaaccggcggttgcttcgtcaggaaagagggaaggagagggaaagatgaaaggatgagggtattaagggagagggtaaggagtcattccaatcccgtgagcggaaagacttaccttagggggaaaaaaaggataggtatacgcacgcgcgcgcgcgcacacacacacacacacacacagagaagcagacatttgtaaaggcaaagagttcgggcaaagatgtcagtcgaggcggaagtacagaggcaaagaagttgttgaaaagacaggtgaggtatgagcggcggcaacttgaaattagccgaggttgaggcctggcggatatcgagacgagaggatatactgaagggcaagttcccatctctggagttctgacaggttggtgttagtgggaagtatccagataactgacggtgtaacactgtgccaagatgtgctggccgtgcaccagggcatatttagctacagggtgatcctcattaccaacaaacagtctgcctgtgtccattcatgtgaatggacagtatgttgctggtcattcccacaaagCTTCACAGTgtgggcaggtcagttggtaaatcacgtgggtgctttcacacgtggctctgcctttgatcgtgtacaccttccgggttacaggactggagtaggtggtggtgggagggtgcattggacaggttttacaccgggggcggttacaagggtaggagccagagggtagggaaggtggtttggggatttcatagggatgaaccaagaggttacgaaggttaggtggacggcagaaagacactcttggtggagtggggaggatttcatgaaggatggatctcatttcggggcaggattttaggaagtcgtatccctgctggagagccacattcagagtctgatccagtcccggaaagtatcctgtcacaagtggggcacttttgtggttcttctgtgggaagttctgggtttgaggggatgaggaagtggctctggttatttgcttctgtaccaggtcgggagggtagttgcgggatgcgaaagctgttttcaggttgttggtgtaatggttcaaggattccagactggagcagattcgtttgccacgaagacctaggctgtagggaagggaccgtttgatgtggaatgggtggcagctgtcataatggaggtactcttgctggttggtgggtttgatgtgaacgGACGTgtaaagctggccattggacagacggaggtcaacgtcaaggaaagtggcatgggatttggagtaggaccaggtgaatctgatggaaccaaaggatttgaggttggagaggaaattctggagttcttcttcactgtgagtccagatcatgaagatgtcatcaataaatctgtaccaaactttgggctggtaggcctgggtaaccaagaaggcttcctctaagagacccatgaataggttggtgtacgagggggccatcctggtaccagtggctgttccctttaattgttggtatgtctggccttcaaaagtgaagaagttgtgggtcaggatgaagctggctaaggtaatgaggaaagaggttttaggtagggtggcaggtgatcggcatgaaaggaagtgctccattgcagcgaggcccttttTTTCAACCTGTGGGAAATGGCCCCCAGGGGGCCACAAAGTCTTGCTCAAGCGATTGTGATCTCAGGAggaagtgtagtagtagtagtagtagtagtagtagtagtagtagcagcaataatttcatgtggctcaCTGACCTGGGGCATGTCTTTCAACTGGACACCTTTTTGGTGACTTGCATGTGTCCAACCTAGTCCAGTTATCCAACTGGGAAAAGTGTTATTTTGGGAGACCCCTCACATCATTCAGAAGTGAAGGCTAGGTTTGGCAGGGCTGTAGCTCTGTGCCTTGCTTAGGATAAAAAAATCATCCTTACTTGTAGCATGGTTTACCCATTTCTTTCATGTTGTAAATTGTGATTGCAGTGAAATGAGTATGTTATTTTGACACTGCTTcataaaaatagatttaaaaaattctaaaaatcTAATACAGAAATTTTAATAAATACCAAATATTCTCACAAATTAAAAAGAAGCGATCTTTTTAAACTGGGTGAAAGCAAATCAAACAACCAGCCCAGTGAATGAAAACTAGAGGTTCTGTGATACAAAAACATGGGACTAATGAAAgtgaaatttatttaataaaattatgtaatttctTCTTTACTAATTCTGAATCGAACAGAAcatacattccagaatgagattttcactccgcagcggagtatgcaccgatatggaacttcctggtagattaaaactgttcgcaggagatcttctgtaaagtttggaaggtaggagacgaaatactggcagaagtaaagctgtgagacagggcgtgcgtcgtgcttcggcagctcagatggtagagcacttgtccgcgaaaggcaaaggtcccgagttcgagtcttggttgggcacacacttttaatctgccaggaagtttcagaacatacATTAGTTTATAAGAAACCATGTTAACGATAAATATGTGCAAATACTGAAAACTTTTCGGGAACTTATCAAAAGTTAATGATAAGCGCCAACTTCCAGAAATTCAAAAGATCTACTTTGCAAATTAATTATTCAATAGGACCTCCCTTCTGAATTTTATCTGCAACACGAAACACTATGCTAAACATTTTGTCAGCAGAATCCACCGGTGTCTGTTTCACTGTGAGTGCAGCCTCAAGGAGACTGTCTATTAAAGCACTGGTTGTCAAACCAACCTTGAAATTTATAACTTTTTATGCTATCGCAAACATAATTGAAATCAAATTAGCTGTGCATTATTTTCTGAACTAAGAACATTTCTCAAAAACAGTTGACAGAGGCCAAACGTGTTGTCAGTAATTTCACACTGATTTTGGGTCAGTCCTTTGTAAATAGTTAACTTTAAGACAGAATAAGAATTTGTCTAGGTCATACTCACCGAGTTAATTCTCCCTTTGTGTGTATTAGGGATCTAACAGTGGCTACTCATACCTCTGTCTCACTTTCCATACTGTATTGAGCAGTGGATGTTTTGCTTTGGAAGTATGCAAACCCACTCTTTAAATTTGTAGTAATTTTTCCAACATTTTCTGTTACATGTCAAGGCACAAGTGTGTTTCAATTAATCTCCCTGAAGGTTTATTGTTGAATTCAAGTAGTTTAggaaacattttcattttcatactTATTACCAAAGTATCTTGCACTGCAAAGTAGCTTTCCTGTGCCAGTTTACTTAATGCATGTGCAATCTGAAGGATTGTTAAGCAGTTTGCCTGGATCAAAATAACAAGGTGACTACCACAAATGCAGTTGGTTAAGTTGCACATAAGTTTGACATTACATGTGTAATAAGGCTGCTGCAACAGTTCTAGAGTTTATTACTGAATTATCTCTAACAATACTCTTATCATACAGTGAGTTCCTTGTGCAAGATTATAAAAGGCCTTCTCATTCTTTGGTCAACAGCAGCACATTTTGAAACATTATTGCATAAATTAAATGACCCAGAAAACCCCAAAAGATAGATCACAGTAATTCTGTTACTGGCCACAACTGCCCATCCTTTGCAGCTACTCCATGGTAACTGGCACCAAGATAAGCAGAACTATATGCCAACAGTGAAAGGACGACTGTGTGACAGCCATCGTAGCCACTATCACTTTGTTATTTGCTAATGGTTATGGAATTCTTGAAGAGTTAGTctgaaatgaaactgaatgaaatatgtagaccaatattttaagaaattttattatgtAGGTATCAATACATTAACTCAGTCAAAACAGTTATTTTGCCTGTGCTTGGGCTTTCCTCATCTGTGTAAGGATGTTGCTCAATTCTTCTCGCTTCCTTTTTGCACGAATGTGTGTGCCAAGCTGAAAAGTTTCAAATAGATTTATCAATTACTGGATCTTTTGCCAATTACTTTAATCAGTTTAGGAAAGTAGAATTACTTCAAACACACATTCAAATCAAATATTTCAAGAGTACTAATACATGCATTGTTTAAATGTCACAAGTGATTTGCTCATCACAGCATTTTTAAATGTCACACACACTTACCCTTCTCTTAAGGTATTTCAAGGCCCGCTTATCCTTTGATACCTTCAGCAATTCCATCGCTCTCTTTTCATATGGGGCATGCCCGCACACTTCTCTAATCAAATCTCTaacaaattttgtgtgttttgtctgAATCTGAAACATACAAGAGAAAATCAAATGTACACTGTGAATGTGACTTGTTCATACAACAGAACAATGCCACGATACTGACATTACAGAGAAGCTTTACAACTGGAA
This region of Schistocerca gregaria isolate iqSchGreg1 chromosome 7, iqSchGreg1.2, whole genome shotgun sequence genomic DNA includes:
- the LOC126281882 gene encoding 60S ribosomal protein L36, encoding MARRYELCVGLRKGHRTTRIRMGKTKQDKRPIRPSRLKGIQTKHTKFVRDLIREVCGHAPYEKRAMELLKVSKDKRALKYLKRRLGTHIRAKRKREELSNILTQMRKAQAQAK